The Streptomonospora litoralis genome window below encodes:
- a CDS encoding PhoH family protein has protein sequence MLDTSVLLADPASIGRFAEHGVVLPIVVITELESKRHHPELGYFAREALRRLDGLRVANGGLDVDIPVNEEGGTLRVELNHSDPSILPAGFRLGDNDTRILTVARNLQAEGADVVLVSKDLPMRIKASSIGLTADEYRAELPIEHGWTGVAELEVPAHEVSALFEGGGTADIEAARDFPCHTGLMLVSERGKALGRVLPDKSVKVVKGDRDVFGLHGRSAEQRIALDLLTDPEVGIVSLGGRAGTGKSALALCAGLEAVLERGQHRKVMVFRPLYAVGGQELGYLPGTENEKMSPWSQAVHDTLSAVTTQDVIDEVVDRGMLEVLPLTHIRGRSLHDAFVIVDEAQSLERGVLLTVLSRLGENSRVVLTHDIAQSDNLRVGRYDGVVAVVEKLKGHPLFSHITLTRSERSPIAALVTEMLEG, from the coding sequence GTGCTCGACACCAGCGTCCTGCTGGCCGATCCGGCATCGATCGGACGGTTCGCCGAGCACGGGGTGGTCCTGCCGATAGTCGTGATCACCGAACTGGAGAGCAAGCGACACCACCCCGAACTCGGGTATTTCGCGCGCGAGGCGCTGCGCCGGCTGGACGGCCTCCGTGTCGCCAACGGCGGCCTCGACGTCGACATCCCGGTGAACGAGGAAGGCGGCACGCTGCGGGTTGAGCTCAACCACAGCGACCCGTCGATCCTCCCGGCGGGGTTCCGGCTGGGCGACAACGACACCCGGATCCTGACCGTCGCGCGCAACCTGCAGGCGGAGGGCGCCGATGTCGTCCTCGTCAGCAAGGATCTCCCAATGCGGATCAAGGCTTCCTCCATCGGGCTCACCGCCGACGAATACCGCGCCGAGCTCCCCATCGAGCACGGGTGGACCGGCGTGGCCGAGCTGGAAGTCCCCGCCCACGAGGTCTCGGCACTGTTCGAGGGCGGCGGCACCGCCGATATCGAGGCGGCGCGCGACTTCCCCTGCCACACCGGGCTGATGCTGGTCTCCGAGCGGGGCAAGGCGCTGGGCAGGGTTCTCCCCGACAAGTCGGTCAAGGTGGTCAAGGGCGACCGCGACGTCTTCGGCCTGCACGGCCGCAGCGCCGAGCAGCGGATCGCCCTGGACCTGCTCACCGACCCCGAGGTCGGCATCGTCTCCCTGGGCGGGCGCGCCGGTACCGGCAAGTCCGCCCTGGCGCTGTGCGCGGGCCTGGAGGCCGTCCTGGAGCGCGGCCAGCACCGCAAGGTCATGGTCTTCCGTCCGCTCTACGCGGTGGGCGGCCAGGAACTGGGCTACCTCCCCGGTACCGAGAACGAGAAGATGTCGCCCTGGTCCCAGGCGGTCCACGACACCCTCTCGGCGGTCACCACCCAGGACGTCATCGACGAGGTGGTCGACCGCGGCATGCTGGAGGTCCTGCCGCTGACCCACATCCGCGGGCGCTCGCTGCACGACGCGTTCGTCATCGTCGACGAGGCGCAGTCGCTGGAGCGCGGCGTACTGCTGACCGTGCTGTCGCGGCTGGGCGAGAACTCCCGCGTGGTGCTCACCCACGACATCGCCCAGAGCGACAACCTGCGGGTCGGGCGCTACGACGGCGTCGTGGCCGTCGTCGAGAAGCTCAAGGGCCACCCGCTGTTCTCCCACATCACGCTCACCCGGTCGGAGCGGTCGCCCATAGCGGCCCTGGTCACCGAGATGCTGGAGGGCTGA
- a CDS encoding alkaline phosphatase D family protein, with amino-acid sequence MPAFPDPAESPASPAEPPEGSVPLAAPAGAAQTPPRRSVLRYGAAGLGAAAVGALPAAPALAHGRNRPSLTHGLQFGDPRRDGAVVWTRADRPARMVVEVSNRPDFKHARTLHGPWLTPAHDGTGRLRIHGLEPGRQAYVRVRAESGRASSEVLEGSFRTPGGDDPIRFVWAGDVAGQGWGVNPEIGGGMPIFTAMADREPDFFLHSGDACYADGPLQERVELPDGRVWRNLVTEAKSKVAETLDEFRGQYAYNLQADALRGFAARVPQIVQWDDHEVTNNWYPGEVLEDDRYRVRRVDVLARRAHRAFHEWQPIVRREAVDGRIFRKIGYGPDLDVFVIDMRHYRDANSEGTDRFENVLGWRQAAWLMRELAQSRATWKVVASDMPIGLVVPDGDVIEGVANGADGRPRGRESELAWVLHGLHRRGVRDVVWLTADVHYTAAHHYSPERAAAPEFTPFWEFVSGPLHAGAFGPNELDPTFGPEAAFVHAPPRANISPLEGFQHFGEVEIDPASKDLTVTLRDGQGDALWAKTLTPERRG; translated from the coding sequence GTGCCCGCGTTCCCTGATCCCGCCGAGTCCCCCGCGTCTCCCGCAGAGCCGCCCGAAGGCTCCGTCCCCCTTGCCGCGCCCGCCGGCGCGGCGCAGACTCCGCCCCGGCGCTCGGTGCTGCGCTACGGCGCGGCCGGACTGGGCGCCGCCGCCGTCGGCGCGCTGCCGGCCGCTCCCGCCCTGGCCCACGGCCGCAACCGGCCGAGCCTCACCCACGGCCTGCAGTTCGGCGACCCCCGCCGCGACGGCGCCGTGGTGTGGACCCGCGCCGACCGCCCCGCTCGCATGGTCGTCGAGGTCAGCAACCGCCCCGACTTCAAGCACGCCCGGACCCTGCACGGCCCGTGGCTGACTCCCGCCCACGACGGCACCGGCCGCCTCCGCATCCACGGCCTAGAGCCGGGGCGCCAGGCCTATGTCCGGGTGCGCGCCGAGTCCGGGCGCGCCTCCAGCGAGGTGCTGGAGGGTTCCTTCCGCACCCCCGGCGGCGACGACCCGATCCGGTTCGTGTGGGCCGGCGACGTGGCGGGCCAGGGCTGGGGCGTCAACCCCGAAATCGGCGGCGGCATGCCGATCTTCACCGCCATGGCCGATCGCGAGCCAGACTTCTTCCTGCACAGCGGCGACGCCTGCTACGCCGACGGACCGCTGCAGGAGCGCGTGGAGCTGCCCGACGGCCGGGTGTGGCGCAACCTGGTGACCGAGGCGAAGTCCAAGGTGGCCGAGACCCTCGACGAGTTCCGCGGCCAGTACGCCTACAACCTGCAGGCCGATGCGCTGCGCGGCTTCGCGGCCCGGGTCCCGCAGATCGTGCAGTGGGACGATCACGAGGTCACCAACAACTGGTATCCCGGCGAGGTGCTCGAAGACGACCGCTACCGCGTCCGCCGGGTGGACGTCCTCGCCCGCCGTGCGCACCGGGCCTTCCACGAGTGGCAGCCGATCGTCCGCCGCGAGGCGGTCGACGGGCGGATCTTCCGCAAGATCGGCTACGGGCCGGACCTGGACGTTTTCGTGATCGACATGCGCCACTACCGCGACGCCAACTCCGAGGGCACGGACCGCTTCGAGAACGTCCTCGGCTGGCGGCAGGCCGCGTGGCTGATGCGGGAGCTGGCGCAGTCGCGGGCGACCTGGAAGGTCGTGGCCTCGGACATGCCCATCGGACTCGTCGTGCCCGACGGCGACGTGATCGAGGGCGTGGCCAACGGCGCGGACGGGCGGCCGCGCGGCCGGGAGTCGGAGCTGGCGTGGGTGCTGCACGGCCTGCACCGCCGTGGTGTGCGCGACGTGGTGTGGCTGACCGCCGACGTGCACTACACAGCGGCACACCACTACTCGCCCGAGCGGGCCGCGGCACCCGAGTTCACGCCGTTCTGGGAGTTCGTCTCGGGCCCGCTGCACGCGGGCGCGTTCGGTCCCAACGAGCTCGACCCCACCTTCGGCCCGGAGGCGGCCTTCGTGCACGCACCGCCGCGGGCCAACATTTCGCCCCTGGAGGGCTTCCAGCACTTCGGCGAGGTCGAGATCGACCCCGCGAGCAAGGACCTCACGGTGACCCTGCGCGACGGCCAGGGCGACGCCCTCTGGGCGAAGACCCTGACGCCCGAGCGGCGCGGCTAA
- a CDS encoding isoprenyl transferase, with protein MGFRDPLYWLYERRLERSLGTFEIPRHVGVVLDGNRRWARISGLANVQQGHQAGAEKIFDLLGWCDEVGVQVVTLWLLSTDNLARPREELEPLLKIIEDTVSRLRREGWNVNPMGALDLLPDSTARVMKEAHAATSGNSGLIVNVAVGYGGRREIADAVRSLLLAEAAKGTSIEELAERLDLEHIAEHLYTRGQPDPDLLIRTSGEQRLSGFMLWQSAQAEFYFCEVFWPAFRKVDFLRALRAYGARNRRFGS; from the coding sequence ATGGGGTTCCGTGACCCCCTGTACTGGCTTTACGAGCGTCGGCTGGAGCGTTCGCTCGGCACGTTCGAAATTCCCCGGCACGTCGGCGTCGTCCTCGACGGAAACCGCAGATGGGCCAGGATCAGCGGCCTCGCCAACGTCCAGCAGGGCCACCAGGCCGGTGCCGAGAAGATCTTCGACCTGCTGGGGTGGTGCGACGAGGTCGGCGTCCAGGTGGTCACCCTGTGGCTGCTGTCCACCGACAACCTCGCCCGGCCGCGCGAGGAGCTGGAACCGCTGTTGAAGATCATCGAGGACACGGTGAGCCGGCTGCGCCGCGAGGGCTGGAACGTCAACCCCATGGGTGCCCTGGACCTGCTGCCCGATTCCACCGCCCGCGTGATGAAGGAGGCGCACGCGGCCACATCCGGAAACTCCGGCCTGATTGTGAATGTTGCGGTCGGGTATGGAGGTAGACGTGAGATCGCGGATGCGGTGCGGTCGCTCCTCCTCGCCGAGGCGGCCAAGGGCACCAGTATCGAGGAGCTCGCCGAGCGCCTCGACCTGGAGCACATCGCCGAGCATCTCTACACGCGCGGCCAGCCCGATCCGGATCTCCTCATCCGCACCTCGGGCGAGCAGCGACTCTCCGGGTTCATGCTCTGGCAGAGCGCACAGGCGGAGTTCTACTTCTGCGAGGTCTTCTGGCCGGCCTTCCGCAAAGTCGACTTCCTGCGTGCGCTGCGTGCCTATGGTGCGCGCAACCGGCGCTTCGGCTCCTGA
- a CDS encoding lytic transglycosylase domain-containing protein: MLINRISLRVASAVGSAAVVAGAAFAVTAFADQGVDPGESATAAVIPDASGGPQQFFAGAEQLSDDRLKDQRDQVRDRLADVTGPVNGSATTKEKKKEEEPEEPADTGSDSGSQAGSGDSGGGSAATGDPKGIARSMLGDYGWSSDQFSCLEPLWEKESNWDHTAQNPSSGAYGIPQSLPGSKMASAGSDWRTNPATQIEWGLGYIQDRYGSPCEAWNHSQANGWY, from the coding sequence TTGCTAATCAACCGGATCTCGCTGCGGGTGGCCTCGGCGGTCGGCTCGGCAGCGGTGGTCGCAGGTGCGGCGTTCGCCGTCACCGCCTTCGCCGACCAGGGTGTCGACCCGGGCGAAAGCGCCACGGCCGCCGTGATCCCCGACGCGTCCGGCGGCCCGCAGCAGTTCTTCGCCGGCGCGGAGCAGCTCTCCGACGACCGGCTGAAGGATCAGCGCGACCAGGTCCGCGACCGCCTCGCCGACGTCACGGGCCCCGTGAACGGCTCGGCCACGACCAAGGAGAAGAAGAAGGAGGAGGAACCCGAGGAGCCGGCGGACACCGGTTCGGACTCCGGCTCTCAAGCCGGATCGGGCGACTCCGGCGGCGGCTCTGCGGCCACCGGCGACCCCAAGGGCATCGCACGGTCGATGCTGGGGGACTACGGGTGGAGCTCCGACCAGTTCTCCTGCCTGGAACCGCTGTGGGAGAAGGAGAGCAACTGGGACCACACCGCGCAGAACCCGAGCTCCGGCGCCTACGGCATCCCGCAGTCGCTGCCCGGCAGCAAGATGGCCAGCGCCGGCTCGGACTGGCGGACCAACCCGGCCACGCAGATCGAATGGGGGCTGGGCTACATCCAGGACCGCTACGGTTCCCCCTGCGAAGCCTGGAACCACTCCCAGGCCAACGGCTGGTACTGA